The genomic stretch TCAATGGTGAAGAAATCTTTGTTCTTGTGAATGTTGGTATAGACAATCGCCTTTTCATTCTGTGTTTAgtcctttcaaatttcaagtatgtaactttcaaatttcaagatTACTCTGTTTAATCTTCTCAATCAAATGTTGAACAAAGAGAGGATTCTTGAATGCTTTTGCCATAAAGATTACCATATACTTTTGCCTAGTCTTACTATTCTGTAACCTCTCTTTAACAGTAGCTAGTTAGCTTTCTGGGCTATCTTGTTGTTGTTTTAGACTCTGGACTTCCATTTTCAATGTGTTTTGATCCTTTTTCAGCTTCTCTATCCATTATGGATTAATGTGATGTGTTGTGTATGAGAGAGATATCCAGAATTAAATGCTGGATTCAAGTTGGCAGATTTGTGCAtgtttgcttatgatgatttctgttAGAGCACATCCAAGCACACTTTCCGTATGATAATTTAAAACTCAACCTTGCATCAAAAGTATGATTTACCACAGGCTGTGAAGAAATCATCTGGTATAGGACCATCTGGTGAAGAAATCATCTAGTATAACTATAAGTCTTAGCCAATGCTTTTCTTTTATTGCTTGCAGGTATGCCGAAGCCCAAGCGTTACGAGAACTTCCAGAACACCTTTCAGTCAGCACCTACATCACAAGGTGTAGCACAACCTTTATCAACAACTCAATCAGCACCTTCGCATTTTGATGATCCACCACAGCTGACTTCATTTATTCAACCGACAACACGACCAACACCTTCAGGTCATGTTGCAGCAAATCCGATTCAGTCAGATCAGACCACAACACAGCAGGTTCCATCAGCCCGGGCCGCGTCACAACAACCACCATCTAGAAAGCGTAGTAGACGTGTGTCTTCACAACATTGGACTGTAGATGCAATAGGTATGCTAAGCTTCTTGTTTTTATggggtttggttttgattttccgTGATATTTTCCCTTGTTGAAACTGTTTTTGCCGACTTGATCATCAACCTTAACAGAATTCTTGTCTTTACTGGGCTGCTACTTTTTATCTATTGATTTAGAAGTCAGTTTTATTGGCTAAGGCTTTACATTCTCTGATGATGACTGCTGTGCTACTTCATATTGTGGAATATTTCTGAATGCACATATGAGTGCACATAATTTATCTATAACAAAAGAAAGAAGCATCTCCTTATTATATACACCAATCATagccttcttttctcttttctcttatcttctTTGTTTGAGCTCCATAACAATTATATACAGTTTTTACCTTCAATTAGTTTCTACCTCATGAATTATTTTCACAAAGAccttaattactaattaattaataTCTACGTGTCATCTACTCAAAGACAACCTGATTGACTGTTgctttcattattatcttttaagattCGCAAGGAGCTAGCAAGATACTTAAAGTGAAGAAAAGGGACGTGTTAAATTTATCTAATGAAGAACGTATTGTGGTTGATTTTGGCGACACAGATTCTCCCATTGGTGAAGGACAATGCGTTCTTATAGGCTTTTGCGGAATTTTAGCAACCGACTGCTCCATTTTTCCAATTCACTTTGAGAAATGGCCGGATATACCTGTGACAACCTTCAACCGTTGTTATGATCGATTTATAAAGGTATTACTGAGGCATACAATATCTATGTTTTATGCCATTGGACTGTATTGTTGCATGTAATAATTATCTAACCATTGGTTTATTCTTGAAGCCTCGATTTTGTTTTAGGACAACTGAGTCAAATGCAAGACGATATGTTTATAATTCTATGTGTAAGAAGTGGGGCGCAAAAAGGCTAAAGCTGTTTGATAAGGTCTATGATCCACTTAAGAACAGAGCTGAGATAATGGATAGTGTTCCACTAGGGATTTCACCGGATCAATGGATTTCTTATGTTGATTACCGCTTTAAAGAAAAAACACAGGTATTTATTTCAATGCTTCAACTTTTAATTACTAAGTTAAACTGTTTGATTAGAATAAAAACCAAGTACGAGTAAGTATTTACTCATATATTCTGTGGAATCTAgcaaattcccttgttctcattCTTTTCCAggtatttttacatttatctggACAGACAAGGAATGTTGGTtatacatttttttcttttcttttctttttttgctcCAAGTGATAAGTTTTTGGAGATTGTATGTATTGCCTTGATGTGTAAGTTAGTGTAAACAAAGATTTTATATAACAGTACCATTCTTCATTTGCCGGTACTACTTTTCAGTAGCCTTTCATAGCAACACCAAATCTACTCAATCTGTGAGCCTATTAATGTATAAATCCAACTCCTCACCTTCATTTGCCGGTACTACTATCTTTCCCTTTTCATGTATAAATCCAACTCCTCACCTTCTTGAGCATATTAATTAgtgaataaatattttttttctcttgcCATAGTACGTAGATGGGGCAACCCAAGTAAACTAATAGTGAGACTTTTTCTGAAAACCTGTTACAGCTTACACTTTTCTTCTTGTAAATCAATATATATGGAGTCTTTCCTTGCATTATGtctgtttggttgatttttttttggtatcttttTGTAAGGAAACTTGTAAAAGAAATGCTGAAATTCGGAAGAAACAAACTGTTTCACGTATCGGTGGCTCCAAACCTAACTCCAGAAGAAGGGCTGAAATGGAAATAATTCATTTTGGATACTTTAATTAAACTAGCATTTATTCCTAGTTAATTAAGTTAATGCGAATTTGACCTTTTCATTTATAGATGGCTGAGACTGGACAAAAGCCTGGACGAGGACAGCTTTATCTCGCTACACATAGGAACGAAGATGGATCATATGTTAATGAGGCGGCAAAAGAGATATGTGTAAGACTCTCATTTCTCCAACATTTTCTTGTATGAGTACTCCTTGCTTTTGGTGTGTAATGTATGACGGTCTTCGCATAAAAGTTAGGATTTTTCCATCTTTTCTTTGGGCTCTATTTGCACTCCTGGGGATCATGTCTATGATTGACATCAACTTTTCTATGGCAAGAAGTGTTAAACTCGTAATCCTCGTTGGTGATGTTTTCTCCTG from Nicotiana sylvestris chromosome 12, ASM39365v2, whole genome shotgun sequence encodes the following:
- the LOC104225506 gene encoding uncharacterized protein isoform X1; the protein is MKENFRFINQLDVLGISVQDKFVNGHLIVRSWSGYNTFQWINLGLECLEIQQSMPKPKRYENFQNTFQSAPTSQGVAQPLSTTQSAPSHFDDPPQLTSFIQPTTRPTPSGHVAANPIQSDQTTTQQVPSARAASQQPPSRKRSRRVSSQHWTVDAIDSQGASKILKVKKRDVLNLSNEERIVVDFGDTDSPIGEGQCVLIGFCGILATDCSIFPIHFEKWPDIPVTTFNRCYDRFIKPRFCFRTTESNARRYVYNSMCKKWGAKRLKLFDKVYDPLKNRAEIMDSVPLGISPDQWISYVDYRFKEKTQMAETGQKPGRGQLYLATHRNEDGSYVNEAAKEICVLGKEHSGRVRCLGLGVVPSRAFRQTRHRYSDLNASSYNNGSCSSQCQEKYNQMLNAHNQSQENYREMMNVNTQMMNAFKAYMIMKEGKIPEEFAGIFVSPHSTPSDAASGSILPTDIRSSGESNPNDNH
- the LOC104225506 gene encoding uncharacterized protein isoform X2 produces the protein MKENFRFINQLDVLGISVQDKFVNGHLIVRSWSGMPKPKRYENFQNTFQSAPTSQGVAQPLSTTQSAPSHFDDPPQLTSFIQPTTRPTPSGHVAANPIQSDQTTTQQVPSARAASQQPPSRKRSRRVSSQHWTVDAIDSQGASKILKVKKRDVLNLSNEERIVVDFGDTDSPIGEGQCVLIGFCGILATDCSIFPIHFEKWPDIPVTTFNRCYDRFIKPRFCFRTTESNARRYVYNSMCKKWGAKRLKLFDKVYDPLKNRAEIMDSVPLGISPDQWISYVDYRFKEKTQMAETGQKPGRGQLYLATHRNEDGSYVNEAAKEICVLGKEHSGRVRCLGLGVVPSRAFRQTRHRYSDLNASSYNNGSCSSQCQEKYNQMLNAHNQSQENYREMMNVNTQMMNAFKAYMIMKEGKIPEEFAGIFVSPHSTPSDAASGSILPTDIRSSGESNPNDNH
- the LOC104225506 gene encoding uncharacterized protein isoform X4 → MKENFRFINQLDVLGISVQDKFVNGHLIVRSWSGYNTFQWINLGLECLEIQQSMPKPKRYENFQNTFQSAPTSQGVAQPLSTTQSAPSHFDDPPQLTSFIQPTTRPTPSGHVAANPIQSDQTTTQQVPSARAASQQPPSRKRSRRVSSQHWTVDAIDSQGASKILKVKKRDVLNLSNEERIVVDFGDTDSPIGEGQCVLIGFCGILATDCSIFPIHFEKWPDIPVTTFNRCYDRFIKPRFCFRTTESNARRYVYNSMCKKWGAKRLKLFDKVYDPLKNRAEIMDSVPLGISPDQWISYVDYRFKEKTQMAETGQKPGRGQLYLATHRNEDGSYVNEAAKEICYNQMLNAHNQSQENYREMMNVNTQMMNAFKAYMIMKEGKIPEEFAGIFVSPHSTPSDAASGSILPTDIRSSGESNPNDNH
- the LOC104225506 gene encoding uncharacterized protein isoform X3; amino-acid sequence: MKENFRFINQLDVLGISVQDKFVNGHLIVRSWSGYNTFQWINLGLECLEIQQSMPKPKRYENFQNTFQSAPTSQGVAQPLSTTQSAPSHFDDPPQLTSFIQPTTRPTPSGHVAANPIQSDQTTTQQVPSARAASQQPPSRKRSRRVSSQHWTVDAIDSPIGEGQCVLIGFCGILATDCSIFPIHFEKWPDIPVTTFNRCYDRFIKPRFCFRTTESNARRYVYNSMCKKWGAKRLKLFDKVYDPLKNRAEIMDSVPLGISPDQWISYVDYRFKEKTQMAETGQKPGRGQLYLATHRNEDGSYVNEAAKEICVLGKEHSGRVRCLGLGVVPSRAFRQTRHRYSDLNASSYNNGSCSSQCQEKYNQMLNAHNQSQENYREMMNVNTQMMNAFKAYMIMKEGKIPEEFAGIFVSPHSTPSDAASGSILPTDIRSSGESNPNDNH
- the LOC104225506 gene encoding uncharacterized protein isoform X5; translated protein: MKENFRFINQLDVLGISVQDKFVNGHLIVRSWSGMPKPKRYENFQNTFQSAPTSQGVAQPLSTTQSAPSHFDDPPQLTSFIQPTTRPTPSGHVAANPIQSDQTTTQQVPSARAASQQPPSRKRSRRVSSQHWTVDAIDSPIGEGQCVLIGFCGILATDCSIFPIHFEKWPDIPVTTFNRCYDRFIKPRFCFRTTESNARRYVYNSMCKKWGAKRLKLFDKVYDPLKNRAEIMDSVPLGISPDQWISYVDYRFKEKTQMAETGQKPGRGQLYLATHRNEDGSYVNEAAKEICVLGKEHSGRVRCLGLGVVPSRAFRQTRHRYSDLNASSYNNGSCSSQCQEKYNQMLNAHNQSQENYREMMNVNTQMMNAFKAYMIMKEGKIPEEFAGIFVSPHSTPSDAASGSILPTDIRSSGESNPNDNH
- the LOC104225506 gene encoding uncharacterized protein isoform X6, encoding MPKPKRYENFQNTFQSAPTSQGVAQPLSTTQSAPSHFDDPPQLTSFIQPTTRPTPSGHVAANPIQSDQTTTQQVPSARAASQQPPSRKRSRRVSSQHWTVDAIDSQGASKILKVKKRDVLNLSNEERIVVDFGDTDSPIGEGQCVLIGFCGILATDCSIFPIHFEKWPDIPVTTFNRCYDRFIKPRFCFRTTESNARRYVYNSMCKKWGAKRLKLFDKVYDPLKNRAEIMDSVPLGISPDQWISYVDYRFKEKTQMAETGQKPGRGQLYLATHRNEDGSYVNEAAKEICVLGKEHSGRVRCLGLGVVPSRAFRQTRHRYSDLNASSYNNGSCSSQCQEKYNQMLNAHNQSQENYREMMNVNTQMMNAFKAYMIMKEGKIPEEFAGIFVSPHSTPSDAASGSILPTDIRSSGESNPNDNH